From Gimesia panareensis, the proteins below share one genomic window:
- a CDS encoding redoxin domain-containing protein, translating to MLRSRFTTLFLLVLLSTSPLLALEKTESAKDASLTFRLPTAGGKVVELAAVPAEKATVVCFLGAECPLARLYGPKLNEMQAAYKSKNVRFIGVNSNQQDSLEDVKEYVKRYEISFPMAKDYNNEVADRFHAVRTPEVFVLDQQLAVRYRGRIDNQYLPGISRAETTTHDLKNALDQLLAGKPIEVTETKPNGCFIGRVKQNEVTTKLTFCKEVAGVLHRHCVECHRTGEIAPFSLTDYDEVRGWADTMLETIEDGRMPPWHASPKYGHYANARFMSEKDKEILREWVAGGMPYGDIKDLPELPKFREGWHLPQVPEVVYEMRKRPFVVPKEGVVEYQYFVVDPGFKEDKWVTGAQVLPGNRSVVHHAIVFIRPPDGADFRGIGWLTAYVPGQRINMLPPGRARKVPAGSKLVFQMHYTPNGSVEEDISKVGLMFGKDEEITHEVFTLIGIDQEFEIPPHASDFPVSAKVRRIPPHAELLAIAPHMHLRGKSFRLFTKQDKKKEILLDVPNYDFNWQHIYELSKPMSLDKVDGLEFTVKFDNSKENPFNPDPNEYVTWGDQTWEEMAIAFFEVAEPRKHKAEKKTQPEKKLSKAEQQKKQVEEQKKRDAELKKKKEEQIEAFFKRFDKNGDGRVDLEEVPLATQRYGRIRDRNGDGVIQRDEL from the coding sequence ATGTTACGTAGTCGTTTTACAACCCTGTTTTTGTTGGTTCTGTTATCTACCAGTCCCCTGCTGGCGCTGGAGAAAACGGAATCAGCAAAGGATGCTTCACTCACGTTTCGGTTGCCAACCGCGGGCGGTAAAGTGGTCGAACTGGCTGCTGTCCCTGCGGAGAAAGCGACCGTAGTCTGCTTCCTGGGAGCCGAATGCCCGCTGGCCCGGCTGTATGGTCCCAAGCTGAATGAGATGCAGGCTGCTTACAAATCAAAGAACGTGCGGTTCATCGGCGTGAACAGCAATCAGCAGGATTCGCTGGAAGATGTGAAGGAATACGTCAAGCGGTACGAGATCTCATTCCCGATGGCGAAGGACTATAACAATGAGGTCGCCGATCGTTTTCATGCGGTGCGCACACCTGAAGTTTTTGTACTGGATCAGCAGCTGGCCGTCCGGTATCGTGGTCGGATCGATAATCAGTACCTGCCGGGAATCTCCCGGGCAGAGACCACTACACATGATTTGAAGAATGCATTGGATCAGCTGCTCGCGGGCAAACCAATTGAAGTGACCGAGACCAAACCGAACGGCTGTTTCATCGGCCGTGTGAAGCAGAATGAAGTGACTACAAAACTGACATTCTGTAAGGAAGTCGCGGGGGTATTGCACCGTCACTGTGTGGAATGTCACCGCACAGGTGAGATCGCACCTTTCAGCCTGACGGACTACGATGAAGTCCGGGGCTGGGCAGATACGATGCTGGAGACCATTGAAGATGGCCGGATGCCCCCCTGGCACGCCAGCCCGAAGTATGGTCATTACGCGAACGCCCGGTTCATGTCAGAGAAAGATAAGGAGATCCTGCGGGAATGGGTGGCCGGCGGAATGCCTTATGGCGATATCAAGGATCTGCCGGAATTGCCGAAGTTCCGCGAAGGCTGGCACCTGCCCCAGGTTCCGGAAGTGGTCTATGAAATGCGGAAGCGACCGTTTGTGGTTCCGAAAGAGGGCGTTGTGGAATATCAGTATTTCGTAGTGGATCCTGGATTCAAGGAGGACAAGTGGGTCACCGGTGCCCAGGTCCTGCCGGGGAATCGGTCGGTGGTGCATCATGCGATTGTGTTTATCCGTCCTCCCGACGGCGCTGATTTCCGCGGGATTGGCTGGCTGACTGCGTATGTGCCGGGACAGCGGATCAACATGCTTCCGCCTGGCCGGGCGCGCAAGGTGCCTGCCGGTTCCAAACTCGTATTCCAGATGCACTACACGCCGAACGGATCGGTGGAAGAGGACATTTCCAAAGTCGGCTTGATGTTCGGCAAGGATGAGGAGATTACCCATGAAGTCTTTACGCTGATTGGCATCGATCAGGAGTTTGAGATCCCGCCGCACGCGAGTGATTTTCCGGTGTCGGCGAAAGTCCGTCGGATTCCCCCGCATGCGGAACTGCTGGCGATTGCCCCGCACATGCATCTGCGCGGTAAATCATTCCGACTGTTTACGAAACAGGACAAGAAGAAAGAGATTCTGCTCGATGTACCGAACTACGATTTCAACTGGCAGCACATCTATGAATTGAGCAAACCGATGTCCCTGGACAAGGTGGACGGTCTTGAATTTACGGTGAAATTCGATAATTCGAAAGAGAATCCGTTCAACCCGGATCCGAATGAATATGTGACCTGGGGCGATCAGACCTGGGAAGAAATGGCGATTGCGTTCTTCGAAGTCGCTGAACCGCGCAAACACAAAGCAGAGAAGAAAACGCAGCCCGAGAAAAAACTCAGCAAAGCCGAACAGCAGAAGAAACAGGTTGAGGAGCAGAAAAAACGTGATGCGGAGTTGAAAAAGAAAAAAGAAGAACAGATCGAGGCGTTCTTCAAACGGTTCGATAAGAATGGCGATGGACGCGTTGATCTGGAAGAAGTGCCTCTGGCAACGCAACGCTATGGGCGTATTCGAGACAGGAATGGCGATGGAGTGATTCAGAGAGACGAACTCTGA
- the tam gene encoding trans-aconitate 2-methyltransferase, with product MPVWDADQYLKFQRERTQPAIDLAARVWLEAPRRIVDVGCGPGNSTAVLAQRFPEAELSGLNSSAEMLETARESQPDERWFQADITSWEPEERYDLLFSNAVLQWVPDHETIFPRLMSFLEPNGALAVQLPAHYESPLHRCVVEVSELPDWREQTTAARQALACESRSFYYDLLSPLSSEIELWETEYIHIMESVKSIMEWFRGTGLRPYLEALPDDATRARFEGELLKRYAEAYPLQQNGNVLFPFRRLFLVAYR from the coding sequence ATGCCTGTCTGGGATGCGGATCAGTATTTAAAGTTTCAGCGTGAGCGGACGCAGCCAGCCATCGACCTGGCGGCACGGGTGTGGCTGGAAGCCCCCCGGCGGATTGTGGATGTGGGCTGTGGCCCGGGGAACAGTACCGCGGTGCTGGCGCAGCGTTTCCCGGAGGCGGAGCTGAGCGGCCTGAACAGTTCGGCTGAGATGCTGGAAACCGCGCGGGAGTCTCAGCCTGACGAGCGCTGGTTCCAGGCGGATATTACCAGCTGGGAACCGGAAGAGCGGTATGATCTGCTGTTTTCGAACGCGGTGTTGCAGTGGGTGCCGGACCATGAAACGATCTTTCCCCGGCTGATGAGTTTCCTGGAGCCGAACGGTGCCCTGGCGGTGCAACTGCCCGCGCACTACGAGTCTCCCCTGCACCGCTGTGTGGTTGAGGTGTCCGAATTGCCGGACTGGCGGGAGCAGACCACAGCGGCACGGCAGGCGCTGGCTTGTGAATCGCGATCGTTCTATTACGATCTGCTGTCGCCGCTGAGTTCTGAGATCGAGCTCTGGGAAACCGAGTACATCCATATCATGGAGAGCGTCAAGTCGATCATGGAATGGTTTCGGGGGACGGGATTGCGGCCTTACCTGGAAGCGTTGCCGGATGACGCAACACGCGCCCGTTTCGAAGGTGAATTGTTGAAACGCTACGCGGAAGCTTATCCGCTGCAGCAGAACGGGAACGTTTTATTTCCATTTCGGCGGCTGTTTCTGGTGGCGTATCGTTGA
- a CDS encoding FdhF/YdeP family oxidoreductase: protein MKAPRSGGGWKAIKYSLTLANKVGWWKLWKAMRTKNACKTCAVGMGGQKGGMVNEAGLFPEVCKKSFQAMAADMQPAVANDFFAKYNIDQLRSMSSRKLEYSGRLTQPLLLSPGEKHYKPISWEEAFDLVVDRLKAAGPERTFYYASGRSSNEAGFLFQLMSRLMGTNFVNNCSYYCHQASGVGLGSSIGTGAGTIRLEDLEHTDLYILIGANPSSNHPRLMKAFMEIRRRGGKVIVVNPVKELGLVNFKVPSDVRSLLFGSSIASTYVQPHVGGDMALLTGLSKDVLERNGHDTTFIQAHTENFEAFKQQVENTSWDDIIAQSGVDRDTIRQIADQYLAAKNVVIGWCMGITHHLHGTNSVQSIANFALLRGMVGRRKAGLMPIRGHSNVQGLGSVGVVPGMKKAMLERFEKQLGIQVPTTPGYDTMACMEASHRGEIDFAFCLGGNLYGSNPDTKHALEAMSRIKTVLYLSTTLNTGHVWGTGEETLILPVLPRDEEPEPTTQESMFSYVRMSDGGKSRFTGPRSEVSILAAIGQKLFAGDDRIDWKKLESHSAIQELIADLIPGYENMKETLQSHKEFHVTGRAVEEYKFPTESGKAKFHALPLPDLSVEENELRLITIRSEGQFNSVVYDEEDIYRGQERRDVILLNRADIDRLGLKPDQRVKVKSEAGEMPYILVREFDIRAGSALMYYPEANVLVPHTVDPLSKTPGFKSTRVTLEVEATV from the coding sequence GTGAAAGCTCCACGAAGCGGCGGCGGTTGGAAGGCGATTAAATACAGTCTGACTCTGGCCAACAAAGTTGGCTGGTGGAAGCTCTGGAAAGCCATGCGCACGAAAAATGCCTGCAAGACCTGCGCGGTCGGCATGGGCGGGCAGAAGGGGGGCATGGTCAACGAAGCCGGGCTGTTCCCCGAAGTCTGTAAAAAATCGTTCCAGGCGATGGCAGCCGATATGCAGCCCGCAGTCGCCAATGACTTCTTCGCGAAATACAACATCGACCAGCTCCGCTCCATGTCCTCTCGCAAGCTCGAATACAGCGGTCGACTCACTCAACCACTGCTGCTCTCGCCCGGCGAAAAACATTACAAGCCGATCTCCTGGGAGGAAGCCTTTGATCTGGTCGTCGACCGACTCAAAGCCGCCGGCCCGGAACGCACCTTCTATTATGCCAGCGGCCGCTCCTCCAACGAAGCCGGCTTCCTCTTCCAGTTGATGTCCCGCCTGATGGGCACCAACTTTGTTAATAACTGCTCCTATTACTGTCACCAGGCCAGTGGCGTCGGCCTGGGTTCGAGTATCGGCACCGGGGCCGGCACAATCCGCCTGGAGGACCTCGAACACACCGATCTTTACATCCTGATCGGCGCGAACCCCTCGTCGAATCATCCCCGCCTGATGAAAGCCTTCATGGAAATTCGCAGACGGGGCGGCAAGGTCATCGTCGTCAATCCGGTCAAGGAACTGGGGCTCGTCAATTTCAAGGTTCCCAGCGACGTCCGCAGTCTGCTGTTCGGATCCAGCATCGCTTCCACCTATGTGCAACCCCACGTCGGCGGCGATATGGCGCTGTTGACCGGCCTCTCCAAAGATGTCCTCGAACGCAACGGACATGACACAACCTTCATCCAGGCGCACACGGAAAACTTTGAAGCCTTCAAGCAACAGGTCGAGAACACCAGCTGGGACGACATTATCGCCCAGAGCGGCGTCGACAGGGATACCATCCGGCAGATTGCAGATCAGTACCTCGCCGCCAAAAACGTCGTCATCGGCTGGTGCATGGGGATTACGCACCACTTGCACGGAACCAACAGCGTACAGTCGATCGCCAACTTTGCCTTGCTCCGCGGCATGGTCGGTCGCCGCAAAGCGGGTCTTATGCCCATCCGCGGGCATAGTAACGTGCAGGGCCTCGGTTCGGTCGGCGTGGTCCCCGGCATGAAAAAGGCAATGCTGGAACGGTTCGAAAAACAGCTCGGCATCCAGGTTCCCACCACGCCCGGCTACGACACGATGGCCTGCATGGAAGCCTCCCACCGGGGCGAGATCGACTTCGCTTTCTGCCTGGGAGGCAATCTCTATGGTAGTAACCCCGATACGAAACACGCGCTCGAAGCGATGAGCCGCATCAAAACCGTGCTCTATCTTTCGACCACGCTGAATACCGGTCACGTCTGGGGAACCGGCGAAGAAACTCTGATCCTGCCCGTACTCCCCCGCGATGAAGAACCCGAGCCGACCACGCAAGAGTCCATGTTCAGCTATGTCCGCATGAGTGACGGCGGCAAGTCCCGGTTCACCGGCCCCCGGAGCGAAGTCTCGATCCTGGCGGCCATCGGCCAGAAACTGTTTGCCGGCGATGACCGCATCGACTGGAAAAAACTGGAGAGCCACAGCGCCATCCAGGAACTGATCGCCGATTTGATCCCCGGCTACGAAAACATGAAAGAGACACTCCAGTCCCACAAGGAATTCCACGTCACCGGCCGCGCCGTCGAAGAATACAAATTCCCCACCGAGAGCGGCAAAGCCAAGTTCCACGCCCTCCCGCTGCCTGATCTTTCCGTTGAAGAAAATGAACTGCGGCTGATCACCATCCGTTCCGAAGGCCAGTTTAATAGCGTCGTCTACGATGAAGAAGACATCTACCGCGGACAGGAACGCCGCGACGTCATCCTGCTGAATCGGGCCGACATCGATCGACTCGGCCTCAAACCTGATCAGCGCGTGAAGGTCAAAAGCGAGGCAGGGGAGATGCCCTATATCCTGGTCCGCGAATTCGACATCCGTGCCGGCAGCGCCCTGATGTACTACCCCGAAGCCAACGTCCTCGTTCCACACACAGTCGATCCCTTGTCAAAAACTCCTGGTTTCAAATCGACGCGGGTCACCCTGGAAGTCGAAGCAACGGTTTAA
- a CDS encoding efflux RND transporter permease subunit — translation MSRTFNRCSVWMVDHPLLVTLFILLLSGVALLGYTMPQEVRDWFTAKPEPAPQVQQQKPDKPRKVREAPPDVDPISLTDADTILVIDSKDFFTTDGVKALREIVKEIKSLEYVQSVFWLEDIPNLNIFGLREPILPNERASQKRLDDAKEKAIAHPLVGGQLLSVDAQTILLMVKFKWMYVTDDEACTTGLKDVAKKVAAKYPDVKFSFTTTGRVPIYLTAVRTHNANKVKYQVIGYGMILLMAIILFRGITAVIIVALAPMFGVFLTMGIIQFFDFQDNPFNDVVLPVLLSLVGLTDGVHLMVQIRRHRASGLSGRDAARRGIQEVGLACFLTSVTTAIGFGSLSLAHHETVREFGYSCVVGVLLTFIAVVTVIPLACRTWLGRSIHVGYGKGVIDKNLNRISVIIEMVLKRAGWISKVGIGLTAVLIMISLTLRPDERRANMLPEGSEAATALNHMDQAMGGLEHSRVEVKWTDEVDSDSPEVLVAISEVDELLNQEALIGHPISIANILSALPGEGPPEERMSMIDLLPPPLKRAFYTPERNQATVSFHVQDLGIARYGPTFTRIEEGLAAIGGKHPDFRFELTGSAVWRWRNLYQIVVDLASSLGSAAIIILIVLAIAFRSLRLGLISIIPNMFPLAVTGTFLVFTGQALEIVSVCAFTVCLGIAVDDTIHFLTRFREEQLQVESDDEAIRRAFTGVGTALIMTTVILVAGFSTVIFSDMRDQRIFAIMSGLTIGSALFGDLIFLPALLARYAKRSQVPAMEEAELIAEEPREESLVRE, via the coding sequence GTGTCTCGTACGTTCAATCGCTGTTCGGTCTGGATGGTTGACCATCCCCTGCTGGTAACGCTCTTTATCCTGCTGCTCAGCGGGGTTGCGCTGTTGGGTTATACCATGCCTCAGGAAGTCCGGGACTGGTTTACCGCGAAGCCCGAACCGGCTCCCCAGGTGCAACAACAGAAACCGGACAAGCCGCGCAAAGTTCGGGAAGCACCGCCGGACGTCGATCCGATCAGTCTGACAGATGCAGACACGATTCTGGTGATCGACTCAAAAGATTTCTTCACGACAGACGGCGTCAAAGCACTGCGTGAGATAGTGAAAGAGATCAAATCACTGGAGTACGTGCAAAGCGTCTTCTGGCTGGAGGACATTCCCAATCTGAATATTTTCGGCCTGCGGGAGCCGATCCTTCCGAATGAGCGGGCGTCGCAGAAGCGGCTTGATGATGCGAAAGAAAAGGCGATCGCGCATCCCCTGGTGGGCGGGCAACTGCTGTCAGTGGATGCGCAGACCATTCTGCTGATGGTCAAATTCAAATGGATGTACGTGACCGATGACGAAGCCTGTACGACCGGTTTGAAGGACGTCGCTAAGAAAGTTGCTGCGAAATATCCCGATGTGAAGTTTTCCTTCACGACCACCGGCCGCGTGCCCATCTACCTGACTGCGGTGCGCACGCATAATGCGAACAAGGTCAAATACCAGGTGATCGGTTACGGGATGATATTGCTGATGGCGATCATTCTGTTCCGGGGGATCACGGCGGTGATTATCGTCGCCCTGGCACCGATGTTTGGCGTGTTTCTCACGATGGGGATCATCCAGTTTTTCGATTTTCAGGACAACCCGTTTAACGATGTAGTACTACCGGTGCTGTTGAGCCTGGTGGGATTGACCGACGGCGTGCATCTGATGGTCCAGATCAGGCGGCATCGGGCTTCGGGTCTGTCAGGACGGGATGCTGCCCGGCGCGGGATTCAGGAAGTGGGGCTGGCCTGCTTTTTGACTTCCGTCACGACGGCCATCGGTTTCGGTTCGCTCTCGCTGGCCCATCATGAGACCGTGCGTGAATTCGGTTACAGCTGCGTGGTCGGGGTACTGCTGACCTTTATCGCTGTGGTCACGGTGATTCCCCTGGCCTGCCGAACCTGGCTGGGGCGGTCGATTCATGTGGGATATGGTAAGGGAGTCATCGACAAGAACCTGAATCGAATCAGTGTGATTATTGAAATGGTGCTGAAACGTGCGGGGTGGATCAGTAAGGTGGGCATCGGCCTGACGGCAGTGCTGATTATGATTTCTCTGACGCTGCGTCCCGATGAACGCCGGGCCAACATGCTGCCCGAGGGCTCGGAGGCTGCGACTGCGCTGAATCATATGGACCAGGCGATGGGAGGACTCGAGCACTCGCGGGTTGAAGTGAAATGGACAGACGAGGTCGACTCGGATTCCCCGGAAGTGCTGGTCGCGATCAGCGAAGTGGATGAACTGCTGAACCAGGAAGCGTTGATTGGTCATCCGATTTCGATTGCGAATATTTTGTCTGCGCTGCCGGGCGAAGGTCCTCCGGAAGAGCGGATGTCGATGATCGATCTGTTGCCGCCCCCTTTGAAGCGGGCGTTCTACACGCCGGAACGGAACCAGGCGACAGTCAGCTTTCATGTTCAGGACCTGGGTATCGCCCGGTACGGGCCGACCTTTACCCGGATTGAAGAGGGGCTGGCGGCGATCGGGGGTAAACACCCGGACTTTCGGTTTGAGTTGACCGGGTCTGCCGTCTGGCGGTGGCGGAACCTATATCAGATCGTGGTCGACCTGGCATCCAGCCTGGGGAGTGCCGCGATCATCATCCTGATTGTGCTGGCAATTGCGTTCCGTTCATTGCGGCTGGGCCTGATTTCGATCATTCCGAATATGTTCCCGCTGGCTGTGACCGGAACCTTCCTGGTCTTCACAGGACAGGCGCTGGAGATTGTCAGCGTCTGTGCGTTTACGGTCTGTCTGGGGATTGCCGTCGATGATACGATTCACTTCCTGACGCGATTCCGCGAGGAACAGTTGCAGGTCGAAAGCGACGACGAAGCGATCCGCCGAGCGTTTACTGGAGTGGGGACCGCGTTAATCATGACCACGGTCATCCTGGTCGCCGGTTTCTCGACAGTGATCTTCAGCGATATGCGGGACCAGCGGATCTTCGCCATCATGAGCGGCCTGACGATCGGCTCGGCCCTGTTTGGCGATCTCATCTTCCTGCCAGCCCTGCTGGCTCGGTATGCAAAACGTTCGCAAGTGCCTGCGATGGAGGAAGCGGAGCTGATTGCCGAAGAACCCCGGGA
- a CDS encoding phytanoyl-CoA dioxygenase family protein produces the protein MSLNSTADIDRDGYQILQEPLSRDLLVQLEAVLNSAGEESFRQRRSGTRYAIRNAHLVLPGLRSLLAAGALRELACDALGQSATLVSATLFDKRPGANWFVPPHQDLQVPINGQSTDPEWTNWSVKAGQQYVEPPLEVFQQMLAVRVHLDECPGENGALEVVPRSHQRRLTEEEVALLSESEFQLCPVEAGEILFMNPLLVHRSRSSQLPLRRRVLHVVYSAARLPEGLAWT, from the coding sequence ATGTCATTGAACTCCACTGCTGATATCGACCGCGATGGTTACCAGATCCTGCAGGAGCCTCTGTCCCGGGACTTGCTGGTGCAACTGGAGGCCGTGCTGAATTCTGCCGGTGAGGAAAGTTTTCGACAGCGGCGCAGCGGTACCCGTTATGCGATCCGCAATGCCCACCTGGTTTTGCCAGGTCTGCGATCACTGCTCGCAGCGGGGGCACTCAGGGAGTTGGCGTGCGATGCGCTGGGGCAATCGGCCACACTGGTGAGCGCGACGCTGTTTGACAAGCGGCCCGGTGCCAACTGGTTCGTTCCGCCACATCAGGATCTGCAGGTGCCGATTAATGGTCAGTCGACAGATCCGGAATGGACCAACTGGTCTGTCAAAGCGGGACAGCAATACGTGGAGCCGCCGCTGGAGGTCTTTCAGCAGATGCTGGCGGTGCGCGTGCACCTGGATGAATGCCCCGGTGAAAATGGGGCGCTGGAGGTCGTTCCCCGCAGTCATCAAAGACGGCTCACTGAAGAGGAAGTTGCTTTACTTAGCGAATCGGAGTTTCAACTCTGTCCGGTTGAGGCTGGTGAAATACTATTTATGAACCCCCTGCTGGTGCATCGATCGCGCAGTTCCCAGTTGCCACTAAGGCGTCGTGTGTTGCATGTGGTTTATTCAGCTGCCCGGTTGCCGGAGGGGCTGGCGTGGACTTAG